The region TCGTTTTTGTTTACAGCAGAGAATATAGCTCAAAGTAACTCATGGTCAAAGAGATGAAACACTTTTATACATTAGTAGATGCCGAGGAAATATGCAATATTTTGTAGTAATATTCTGAAATGAAATAACACAATTTTGGCACAGACAGGACTTCCATGAGAGGAAGTTGATCTTCTCCTCACACCatcttaaaataattacatttggcAATTTGAAAcatccagaaagaaaaaaagatgcactCTATTTTAATGTATACTGATTTTTAACATCAATAACACCTAAACTCACACGTGTTAACTAGTTGccattagtttatttttatctatttttgttGCTACTCCTGAGCACTTGTACAGTGAAATTTGTGTCTGGAGCCAAATACCGCCTCAAGGCTAAGGACGGGAGAGACACTAAAGGGACAGATCACATTAGTTTCACCTACTTGACCAATACAGCAGAAGgggacaaagacacacatgacagcgttgtttttaaagtcaaaagAAGCTTACAAACTAAAGTAGCTGCCGAACATTAGCAACATTTTAGTACAGAAAACAGCATTTGATAGTTTTCTAAGAAAGGATTCAAGCAGCTGCAATTACTAACCTGTGTTTCTAGCAAAaactataaatgaaaaaatatatttgtgtgaGGAAATGCCgttttgtcacattttctaCAAACACAAATTACTTTGTACATATGTTAAGCTGTTTGGATACTGATACTAATTCCACTCTACAAGTGCTCTGAGGTTTTGAACAATTCACCAGCATACTGTAGTCACGGAtagacagaaaataaaccaaCCGACCAGCTAGCTAAAAGCATATTAAGAATATTAAACCGCATAATTCCCACCAATCTCCCAGTAAGCCACcatactgttgttgttttggattCACATTCATGATTGTAGCCGCTATAAAGCTCTTATTCAGGTGTTGCTAATATGATTTTAACCAAAGTTAACATTTGCTcataacatttttcaacattttacaatgttaaggaaaaacatacaACTATTATTAGTCAGGATTATGAATTGATAATCATTTCTAATGTTtgggatttatttattcatttatgagTTGTGTGATCAATTAAATTATTCGTTTTTCATTTGATTGAATGAAGGTGCttcacactgtatgtgatgataaaaataTGGCCCCGGGTTAAAGTAGTATGATCTGTATTCGGGTCATGACATGAGGAAAATCACAATTTCTTGCTATCGTATTGTGCATTATGTACTACTACTtatatgaaatagaaatatgCTGAAATGGTTATTATGTGAACAACTCCAATTTCTAATTAATTTGTCAAACATAGAACATTTCAAGTTTAACTTGTATCAGTTACAAAGAAGAGGTGTTTGCACTAATAATCCCTGAATTATGTGCCTGATTTTGATTGTTGTCCGCACACTGAATCTCTTTAGGCTATTTAATTTGATCTGATGGATGTGGATTGGAAGAGCGTGAATGCACTGAAAGCTCATTTTGTAATCAACTGTGTAAAGTACTCTGAGGCTATGAAATGTATGTAAAGCTAATTATTTTTACCTAttttttgtaatgtatttatattgaaAGACCATTTCAGTGACTCCCATGACGGCCATAACAAGATATgttcaaataatataaatatactgtgttcatttttatataaaagactTTCCTTGAGGACCTGATTGTCTGTATTGCATTTAGGTTGATCGTTTCATGGATTGTTTTATGAAATGGTAATAAAACTCTTTTCCATATTTGTGGGTTTTCGAACTCTCAGTACAGTTCCAAATAGTTGGATGACACATGTTTTGGATTATTTGGAAAGAATTTAGCAGTTATAACCATTAACACATTGCCATtaacttatttcaacataacaTTTATAGAGATGGTTGTGAATATACTTTACAGCAAAATTAAAAACTGCAGTGTCTCTCCATTTTCACATGAGGAACCAGTTAGCTGATATGACCTCATTACGAGGCAGGCACTGTTAAGTCTCTCGCTCTGAGTCCatgtgtataaaaaaagaaaaaaaaggacagatgtGCACCAACTTCTGCAGCTTCATGGCGGTGTGTCTCTATGAGTGTATTTAAGGCTTGAATTTGTCTATAATGCCTCAATAATGCAGTGCATCAACGTAGCTGAAACGATCTGTGCTGATTGATACATTACAGAGTCAAGGCTCACACGCAAAGACGTAACACACAGTAGTGCTAATGCATGATTAACCACCAAAAATTGACTGTAGtcatggaaaaaataataataaatagggCACAGCTGTAATAAAAAGAAActggatattttctttttggcaTTTGTCTCCAAGGGAGGATCAGGTTGTTGTATTccaaaaaaaatggtttattgTGTTCTGATTTCAAGTTGATAGTCGAGCACTCCCACATTttcagtttggaaaaaaaaatcatcaaggGTGCCAATTTGGATTTAGCCCCAAAGAGATTTCCTCTCTCTGGTTGTCGGGGTGGTCAAATCCGACTCTGACCAGCTGGGATAGAGGGATAATCtgtgtgtagaaaaaaaatcacttgtttTAAttacacacgcacagacacacatgcacacactctctctttttctctctctctctgtcaaacaaacacacacaaacacacacaaacacacacgtacatacagtacacatgGACATACATGCATTAACACgcctaccacacacacacacgctataCTTCTGCCATCCATCCTCATAATAGACAGATGCTTACTTTGAATTTAATTTGGGTTTGTGCGTAAAGTGCCAGAAAAATGTGACTTGACTGAATGTGACTTGGTAATTGATCTGATTTTTAAGCGTTTGGACATGTGGCGGAGATTAAAGCTTGATCAGAGagagcaaacatttttaaaaagattaaaaaggcACTATGTCTAATTACAAAATGCACCAGCACACAGTAAAACGCAGCAATGTCAATGTAATGCATTACGATTTGTCTACATATAAGGTAGACATGCTAAACTCTAATACAAAGACATTTGATTTGGATTGCATGTTCTTTGTGGgctatttattcaaataacGTTTAGTCAAACGAAGGTCGTGTGTCACATGCGTGTCGAGTCATCATCAGTCAAATAGGTCAATGGGaatgtaattctttttttttcaacataatctCTGTCTTTAAATCTGTCAATTGGGATTATTATTTTGGTTATTATTTGAAGACTTAATTAGTAAGAAAATATACCAGTTAAGGGGAAAAAAGacgaattgtgttttttttattaatatttgacTAGTTTTCTGCAATTTGTGGTAGTGTTTTTTATGGAAGCCTATTAATgccaaaaaagacaacaacgaaaagacaccaaaaaaaaactagtCAAACGTTTGAATTATTTTCTCATCCTATTGATTTAAAATCGCAACAACTGATTTGATCACCTTTTATGACCTTGTGGCTTCTTGTGATGGAAATAcaataaattcaaaatggcgAATCCAGAGGTTAGGAGACTATTTATAAGGTTTATTGGCTACTTTTACTAAATTGAAACTTAACTTGCGTAATAGCTGAGTTGTAAATTATTAGCCCTGTGCTGCTTTTTGGCTGTTAGTGGTGAAAATCGAGTAACAGTCGAGGATGGCCTCACTTAAAGggctgagaataaaaaaaaacaagagtagAGAAAATAGCCTTTTTAAGTACACAAGCGGCCTGCTGTCATTCAACATTCACTGCGGGGGTTTACTTGGTGACATGGTGGCTGACGCTGGCCAGATGGTATGATGAAGCACTATCTAATTACTTTTCCCATGGTTCCGTTCTTTCTGATGAATAGCTAGTGGGCCCTCTCTTTTAGAAAGCCTTCACCGCCACCACCGGGGGATTCATGTATCTACAGAACGCCAGGGGATACTCTGGCTGTGTGTACATTTGGAGAGGACAAAAGACTGTAAAAGGCCAACAACCTTTAACTGGAgagctttgtgtttttatttttgactttatatgctgactgtttttctttaaggTGTTAATAAGAAGGTAAATGAATAATTCGAGGcagattttgaaataaaatgatgatattaaattatattaccACTGAATGTTGCCGGAAGTGAACCGTAAATAGCAGACGATGGGTGGCGATGAAGCGACAGGATGTCAAGTTGTCAACCGAAATAAACAACACGAAGAAGAAAATTCAGGAAGTGGAGTTCAGCTGCAGCGAGATGCTGGATTACCTAGAAGCTCATTCTCCCAGATATTAACTGCaggagaaatatgtttttttaatgaggaAACATTCCTCAGTGTCATTTCAACTATCATAGCTCTTCGGGGGAATAAAATGGGTAacgttttgtatttttctgggGCCATGTCGGTTTGTTATTAGCTGATTATTAGCTTACCTGCTAACATCAACTTCCTAGCTTTGACTTAATAAACTAAAGTGATAATCATTCCTGCAAGTGTTAGATATAACGTGAAGGGGAAAGTAATGCAGTTTacactattttttattatatcatgAACAGAAGACTTAATATAAGAATAATGTTTAAGGTTTTCCATGAGTAACCAACCAAGTAAAAGTCACATCAACAGGCTAGAAAACTGTCACATTCTTTATGTTGGATACATGTCTTTGCTATTAATGTCGTACTCAATGTGGTTTATATGACCTGATCAGACAGTATATGTGTGCAAAAAGATGCActttgttggtgtgttttaagTCTCATTGTATGACCTGTCTGCTGAAAGGAGCCTGTGTTTTCATCACTTCTTCTCTCAGTACATCTCTCTGCCAACAATCGTGAGACTATTCTTTATGGTATAGATGCTTTCTGTTTCTGGTGTGGCCACATACTTTAAGTGCAATATTATTTAGGATGCTCCCCCTTGCAGAGGGCCCCCTGCCCCCTTCCTCACTGATGCTCTTGGTTCCACCTCTGAGGGTGATGACGGCGGTGATGTGGAAGGTGGTTCGTCTGAGGAGCATCACGCATTATGGGACAGTGGAGGAGTTTGTGTCCTTGGTAACTGAAGCCATCCCCGACATCTTGACAGGCAGACAGATGAGACTGCTAACTCTGGGCTTAAGAGCAAAGGTAAGAGGTAGTGATTGAACATATATCAACATAcgattgtttcattttctgtggATTTTAGCTTTAAGAAGTTATATTTGTATCATGTCAGACTTATTTTGACTAGCTGATATTTGTCTGATTATGGATTTGCTGCTTTCATCATCTTTTCACAAGGATTATATTAGCTAATATAAAAGTTCTCTTGATAATATTCggctttattgtcattgcacacaGTAATCACCAGTACTCTACAGTATTCTTGAGTTTTCTTAATTGTCAGTGTCTCCTGCTTGATGGCTTTTCCAGATGACATTACAGATGTTAAGTTCTGAACAGTCAGAGGATCTCAGAGGTGTTAAAACACTCTTGAACAGCCTCCTACCATCTAGCTCTAAACAGGTGTGTGACTTTCTTAATTGTGgacatttttgtctgtttttagaaGCATTGTGCTAATTTATTTAGGCGCATATATTTTTCTTGACAGGTTCATCCAGGAAATGAAGCTCTTGAAGCCAACTTCGTCAGGCTTGTTCAAAGACTCCTGGAAGAcccgaaagagagagagcacttCCTCATGGTGTGTCTCTGCTTTCACCTAGTTGGTTTGGACATtaaatttgtttgatttgtcaTATGATGCAGTAACATGAGGTTTGGGTTGAAATGTTCCACTACACAGAATGTGTTTCCTGGGGAGTTTGGACCTGACTTTGATACGGCTCTGGAGACACTGGTTTGTGAGTTCTTCACCAAACTGGAAGAGTTGCTGCTCATACCAGACTTTAAGCAGGTAAAACCTTACACCAAAGAAATTGCAGTTTACAAAACATTTCCAGAgattggttgtttgtttgttgtccaTCGAGatgatcattttatttgtttgataaaGACCGCAGGGTGGATGAGTGATGCACCCTCTGTGCTAGAAGAGTACATGCAGTGTGTGTCCAAAGAAGATGACCTCAAAGTACTGCTCAGAAGCAAGGCCCACTGTGGTAAAATGGCCGAGATGGATACCGGTGGTAAGTCAGTGTGCCTGGGATACCAGGCAGGGGTTTTATGTGCATATTAGGGCTGAAACAATCTGTCAATGAACTGATGATCCATTCATCAGATAGTGATTTCAAAAGCAACAATACTAAACAGTTGCTGGTTCCAGCCTGTCAAATGTGAGGAgatttttcttctccctttttttttttgtatatcaTTGTTAATTAAAATCTTCCAAGTTGGTTGGACGAAACAACCCATTGTTCACTATTTACTGACAAGTGTAAACAAAATGGTTTaacattaaagttactgtgaggaacttttaactggttttgGAACTCAATTTCATACTGATGCTTCTACATGACCTACAtgagtaaacaagaccatcagcgagaagacTGGCTATTTGTAAATAGTAATTCTTAAGGTTGTCATTGGTGCCAAAGGGGTCGGTTCCCTACAAAATCTGATGAAATCGGGCAGGTTCAGCAGACACTTCTTCAGCTAAGACCCCAGCCGGGCCTTCAGCAGCTACCACCGAACTTCGCTGCCACCTTAGACCTGCAGTTGGAAGCTccggtgggaggaggagggctcCGCGCCTGGCAGGGTCTCCCCATCTGGCTAGTAGCAGAGCTGCTTCTCACTTTGAGCCAACACCGCCACCTGCTGGAGGCCCATTCTGggagaaacaacaacagaaccaggactgagcagagcagactgtcagaccctgctgcagtaaaataagaggtGTTCTAAGGGGAATCAAGTgttcggaaacactaccacagGGATTgctaaaatcaacacaaaatgaaagttccttgtagtagctttaattgaaaaaataatgaacagatTAATtgttaatgacaaaaaaaattgatgtcAGCCCCATTGCAGATTTATTACAGAAACTTTGAAATTGTACACCCTTAATTGGTaccaaatgtaattaaataaatctctcactttttttatttctcttttcaagCAGTGCCCTCTCCGTCGGAGCAGCAACTCTTCTCATCAttgtctctccctccttcactgCGAGAGACCACTACCAAAGATGTAGAatctaacacacaaacatttcagaACCAAAAAGAATCTGAAGGGATTTCTCCCCAGGAGGTTGGAGATATGGGGATACAGGATTTAAGTTGGCCATCTGAGGAGGAAACAAATGTGTTGGACAACAGCAATGCAGAACAAACAAGGGGAGGGGAAAGCAGTGACAGCATTCCTGATGTTCATGTTGTGGAGGAGTATGACGACGGGGCGTCAGACACCTGCAGAGCTCTCTCCAAATCCCCTGAGAGTCTTGTATTGtccagctctgtgattggccCTCCACGGCGGAGAGTTGCACACAAATGTGCTCAATGTGGAAAGTGCTTCATTTACCGCTATGAACTCCTGGAGCATCAGAGGCTGCACACTGGAGAGAACCCTTACAAGTGCTCTCAGTGTGGAAAGGCCTTCAGGAGGACCTCTGACCTGTCGTCTCACAGGCGGACACAGTGCACAAAAGCAGCTTATATTTGCATCAAATGTGGGAATAGCTTTCAATCATTGCAGGACAAATTTAGGCACAAGTGTGTTCATAGTGTCCTGAAGTTTAACTGTTCTCAGTGCGGAAAAAGATTTAAGACAATGCACTTGCTGGGAAAGCATGAGCTGACTCACAGCCAGAGCCGCATTTTCACGTGCAGACAATGTGGGAAAGTGTGCCCCAGTATGAGTGAGCTGAGGTCCCACCAGAGGATTCATCCTCCTGAGCTGTCCAATCAGTGCACGCAGTGTGGGAAATGTTTCCGCTCTGCTGCATGTTTGACAGCCCACGAGCTGCGCCACAGGCAACAGAGAACACAGATTTGTGTGCGTTGTGGCAAagctttcaaaaacaaacatgacctGAACCTCCACATGCGCAGTCACACGGGCGAGAGGCCGTTTCAGTGCACATACTGTGGGAAACGTTTCTCCGTGTCAGGAAACCTGAACATCCACATAAGGATCCACACTGGAGAGAAACCGTATTTGTGCTCTGACTGCGGGAAGGCCTTTGTTTCAGCGGGCGAACTGCAGATACACAGACGCACTCACACGGGGGAAAAGCCGTACAAGTGTGCTGTATGTGGGAAGGGATTCACCATGGCGAGCAAAGTGACACTTCATATGCGCGTTCACACGGGAGAGCGTCCCTACATCTGTTGTGAGTGCGGGAAAGGTTTTTCACGTGGCAGCGAATTGAAAAAACATACCATGAATCATACAGGGGTGCGACCCTACGCCTGTCAGATGTGTGCAAAGACTTACACATGCCTCAATCACCTAAAGAGACACTTGAAAACTCACAGTGTAGTGCAAAACCAGACTGTTTAAATCCATTGATTAccatatataacattttatctaattaatgttttattcatgtagCCAGCCTGTACtgataacaatgtttttaatgcacGGTGGAATAGCTTCCATAGCACTCACCCTCTCTTGTAAGGACTATGTTGCTAAAGTTCTTGTTTTTAATGACCTATTCCTGATCCTGCGTTTTCAGATATGTTCCCGTTGTACcttcaattacatttaaatgtattagtttttgttttctgacaagccaaaataataaattgcaaTATAATACAACTAAGCTATGGTGTGCTCTTTGTGTTTGCTTCTGACTGCAGCAAAATGTGTGCTTGAATCCAACATGAAACATCCTGCAGTGCTCTTgcacaatattaatatatgtttgtgatcattaatcatatttataatgaataAGAAATACATAGCTACTGTAATCCTGATAGGGTGGTTTCGAGATTGTATCAcaagctgtttctttttttgtttgtttgtttttttattgcacattgATTTATGCAGGATAATCCCATTTGGATTtgaaatctatattttttaatagtttttgcaaatatatattgaaaatcTATTAATTTACAATTATATGATTAGACgagacatttaaaacacaaatgttatataagaaaacatattttatcaagtttaagtattgttttaaagatttagtTACTTGCTTGTCCGGAGAGGCGGTGCATCTCGTTTGAAAGTAGGGAGAACTGGCGTTACCGTATCCGGGCTGCCCCGCAGAGCAAAACGAGCCTCGCTGTTACAAACTGACACTGACTGGGCCACCGCTCCCCCAGAATGAACAACGTGTTTCAGGAAGAAGTTGGCGCCTGAAGCCCCGTATGCGGCTAGCTAACACGCTAACCGAAAGTATGAAAGATAGTCCTTTATAATTATTTCTCTTTCCATCGTTATTAAAGAAATCCAAAATGAACGACACGGGTATGTATTAGCTTACGATACTCGGCAAAACAGTATATTTATCGCTCATGCGGCTAGCTGGATAGCTAAAGCGAAGGATTAGCCCAGGCTCAACAGGCCTCGACTAATCCCTGGAACCAGAATTGTTTTTCCCGATAATAAGCCGGTTTTTCCCGGGCAGCAGCAGCGGCCTCCTGGCTGGTCTGGTAGAGATAGCCTCCTCAACGCTGCGTCTCGTGTTCAACAACACCTTTCGGTCGGACACGTTTTACTGCAGGCAAAGATGGttattttaatgtgtgtaaAGCAACCAAGTGTTTGGTGGGTTTGACTGATGGTAAGCAATAGCCAGGTCATTAgaaacagagctaacagtgaaCGTAAGCTGGTCATGTTTTTACAACGTTACGACCTATAAGTTACCTCCTGGGCCGTTTCGCACAGTTTAAACGCACAGAGCGGGTATATTTAAGTATACAAGTACTACAATAACATCCAGAACTAGTTATAACACAAATGCATTGTATTATAGCAccctgctgtgctgtgtttcCCACTCTAACCATCCTGTTCACCTCAGGGATGATGCAGGAGGGGAGTGAACAGAGCGCGcggatgtctgtgtgtctgcctggcTGAGAGTTAGATGCTGTACTGATTAGGAAATGTATTGCTTGTCTCCATTAGCACTAGAGTCTATTCCCCTTCTTGTTAAAAAAGAAGTAATTAGATACTCTCCAAAATAATACCAAAATAAGACCtagttttaatgaatatttGCATATAACACAAAATCCATTCTTTATACACCTTCAACGTCAAAACATATCATATATTTAGGGACCTCTGGGCATATGTACTAGCAGTTTAACAGTACAAGGTTCCCATCTTGCTTTTATTTGACCCAAACTAATTTGTCTTTGAAGAATTCAGTGTCCCTCTGTCCTCGCTGGCCCTCCTGGTCCCACCACTTCGGCTGATGTCAGCAGTGATGTGGGAAGTGGTACGGCAGCGGAACATAAAGCACTATGGGAAACTGGAGGAGTTT is a window of Anoplopoma fimbria isolate UVic2021 breed Golden Eagle Sablefish chromosome 3, Afim_UVic_2022, whole genome shotgun sequence DNA encoding:
- the zgc:171422 gene encoding zinc finger protein ZFMSA12A isoform X2, with amino-acid sequence MEGPLPPSSLMLLVPPLRVMTAVMWKVVRLRSITHYGTVEEFVSLVTEAIPDILTGRQMRLLTLGLRAKMTLQMLSSEQSEDLRGVKTLLNSLLPSSSKQVHPGNEALEANFVRLVQRLLEDPKEREHFLMNVFPGEFGPDFDTALETLVCEFFTKLEELLLIPDFKQTAGWMSDAPSVLEEYMQCVSKEDDLKVLLRSKAHCGKMAEMDTGVPSPSEQQLFSSLSLPPSLRETTTKDVESNTQTFQNQKESEGISPQEVGDMGIQDLSWPSEEETNVLDNSNAEQTRGGESSDSIPDVHVVEEYDDGASDTCRALSKSPESLVLSSSVIGPPRRRVAHKCAQCGKCFIYRYELLEHQRLHTGENPYKCSQCGKAFRRTSDLSSHRRTQCTKAAYICIKCGNSFQSLQDKFRHKCVHSVLKFNCSQCGKRFKTMHLLGKHELTHSQSRIFTCRQCGKVCPSMSELRSHQRIHPPELSNQCTQCGKCFRSAACLTAHELRHRQQRTQICVRCGKAFKNKHDLNLHMRSHTGERPFQCTYCGKRFSVSGNLNIHIRIHTGEKPYLCSDCGKAFVSAGELQIHRRTHTGEKPYKCAVCGKGFTMASKVTLHMRVHTGERPYICCECGKGFSRGSELKKHTMNHTGVRPYACQMCAKTYTCLNHLKRHLKTHSVVQNQTV
- the zgc:171422 gene encoding zinc finger protein ZFMSA12A isoform X1, with the translated sequence MEGPLPPSSLMLLVPPLRVMTAVMWKVVRLRSITHYGTVEEFVSLVTEAIPDILTGRQMRLLTLGLRAKMTLQMLSSEQSEDLRGVKTLLNSLLPSSSKQVHPGNEALEANFVRLVQRLLEDPKEREHFLMNVFPGEFGPDFDTALETLVCEFFTKLEELLLIPDFKQTAGWMSDAPSVLEEYMQCVSKEDDLKVLLRSKAHCGKMAEMDTGAVPSPSEQQLFSSLSLPPSLRETTTKDVESNTQTFQNQKESEGISPQEVGDMGIQDLSWPSEEETNVLDNSNAEQTRGGESSDSIPDVHVVEEYDDGASDTCRALSKSPESLVLSSSVIGPPRRRVAHKCAQCGKCFIYRYELLEHQRLHTGENPYKCSQCGKAFRRTSDLSSHRRTQCTKAAYICIKCGNSFQSLQDKFRHKCVHSVLKFNCSQCGKRFKTMHLLGKHELTHSQSRIFTCRQCGKVCPSMSELRSHQRIHPPELSNQCTQCGKCFRSAACLTAHELRHRQQRTQICVRCGKAFKNKHDLNLHMRSHTGERPFQCTYCGKRFSVSGNLNIHIRIHTGEKPYLCSDCGKAFVSAGELQIHRRTHTGEKPYKCAVCGKGFTMASKVTLHMRVHTGERPYICCECGKGFSRGSELKKHTMNHTGVRPYACQMCAKTYTCLNHLKRHLKTHSVVQNQTV